The following proteins come from a genomic window of Natronosalvus vescus:
- the pyrF gene encoding orotidine-5'-phosphate decarboxylase has product MNFFDRLHDRIVTVDSVVSVGLDPDPKRIPEHLQEYDLPRWAFNRRIIDATHEHAAVYKPNAAFYEDPDGWAALEETIAYAHGKGVPVLLDAKRADIGNTTRQYAQILERVDAITVNPYMGRDSLQPFLANEEAGVFVLCRTSNPGGADLQDLELETGEPLYERVAALADLWNENDNVGLVVGATKPEELEELREQVPDLPFLVPGVGAQGGDAEAAVEYGLANGVGLVNSSRGIIFAGENAGEKFATVAGEAAKRLKMRLNQYRE; this is encoded by the coding sequence ATGAACTTCTTCGACCGGTTGCACGATCGCATCGTGACAGTCGACAGCGTCGTCAGCGTCGGCCTCGACCCCGACCCCAAACGCATTCCCGAGCACCTGCAGGAGTACGACCTCCCTCGCTGGGCGTTCAACCGCCGGATCATCGACGCCACCCACGAACACGCCGCGGTGTACAAACCGAACGCGGCCTTCTACGAGGATCCCGACGGCTGGGCCGCCCTCGAGGAGACGATCGCCTACGCCCACGGCAAGGGCGTCCCCGTACTGCTCGACGCCAAGCGTGCCGACATCGGGAACACGACCCGCCAGTACGCCCAGATCCTCGAACGCGTAGATGCGATCACCGTCAACCCCTACATGGGTCGAGACTCCCTCCAACCGTTCCTCGCGAACGAGGAAGCCGGCGTGTTCGTCCTCTGTCGCACCTCCAACCCCGGCGGGGCTGACCTCCAGGATCTCGAACTCGAGACGGGCGAACCCCTCTACGAGCGCGTCGCTGCGCTGGCCGATCTCTGGAACGAGAACGACAACGTCGGCCTCGTCGTCGGCGCGACGAAACCCGAGGAACTCGAGGAACTGCGCGAGCAAGTGCCCGACCTCCCGTTCCTCGTCCCTGGAGTGGGGGCCCAGGGTGGCGACGCCGAGGCGGCCGTCGAGTACGGCCTGGCCAACGGCGTCGGTCTCGTCAACTCCTCACGCGGGATCATCTTCGCAGGAGAGAACGCCGGCGAGAAATTCGCGACGGTGGCTGGGGAGGCTGCAAAGCGGCTCAAGATGCGGCTGAACCAGTACCGCGAGTGA